In Chitinophaga sp. HK235, a single window of DNA contains:
- a CDS encoding arginine decarboxylase, whose amino-acid sequence MNNTYTDLVKQTFEFPQEGFEVKDNYLEFNGLDIKALIDKYGTPFKLTYLPKIGMQINKAKKMFHDAFKKNRYDGKYFYCYCTKSSHFSFIMEETLKHGVHIETSFAYDIDIVNKLYEKKKINKETFVLCNGFKTKAYTRAISRLINSGFKNVIPVLDNKEELEDYKRNIRIKDKVKLGIRVAAEEEPSFDFYTSRLGVPPRDILEYYVDKIKGNEKFELKMLHFFMNKGIKDDIFYWSQFNRVINLYCQLKKICPELDSINIGGGFPIKHSLGFDYDYNYIVNEIVANIKSTCKKNKVPVPDIYTEFGSFTVGESGAVIYSVVGEKMQNDRESWYMIDSSFITTLPDTWGIGEKFLMLPINKWDQEYQEVHLGGLTCDGYDFYTSEEHINAVFLPKQQPSGEPLYIGFFHTGAYQDQLSGYGGIKHCLIPSPKHVIVGYDKNGQLKDWLYAKEQTSQSMLKILGY is encoded by the coding sequence ATGAACAACACCTACACCGACCTCGTTAAACAGACTTTTGAATTCCCCCAGGAGGGCTTTGAAGTCAAAGACAATTACCTGGAGTTTAACGGTTTGGACATTAAGGCGCTGATTGACAAGTACGGAACGCCATTTAAGTTGACCTACCTTCCCAAGATCGGAATGCAGATCAACAAAGCCAAGAAGATGTTCCATGATGCCTTCAAGAAGAACAGGTACGACGGGAAGTATTTTTATTGCTATTGCACCAAAAGTTCGCATTTCTCCTTTATTATGGAGGAAACCCTGAAACACGGTGTGCACATCGAAACATCGTTTGCTTACGACATCGATATCGTAAACAAACTGTATGAAAAGAAAAAGATCAACAAGGAAACATTTGTGCTTTGCAATGGTTTTAAGACCAAAGCCTATACCAGAGCCATTTCCAGGCTGATCAACAGCGGGTTTAAAAATGTGATCCCGGTACTGGACAACAAGGAGGAGCTGGAAGATTACAAACGGAATATCCGGATTAAAGATAAGGTGAAACTCGGCATCAGGGTGGCGGCAGAAGAAGAGCCCAGCTTCGACTTCTATACCTCCCGTCTGGGCGTACCTCCCCGCGATATCCTGGAGTACTATGTTGACAAAATCAAGGGTAATGAGAAGTTTGAGCTGAAAATGCTGCACTTCTTTATGAACAAGGGTATTAAAGATGATATCTTTTACTGGTCCCAGTTCAACCGTGTGATCAACTTGTACTGCCAGCTCAAAAAGATCTGCCCTGAACTGGACAGCATTAATATCGGTGGCGGTTTCCCGATTAAACACTCTCTGGGCTTTGATTATGACTATAATTATATCGTTAACGAGATTGTAGCCAACATCAAAAGTACCTGTAAAAAGAATAAAGTACCGGTACCGGACATTTATACAGAATTCGGTTCCTTTACTGTAGGAGAGAGCGGTGCCGTGATCTACAGTGTAGTAGGTGAAAAAATGCAGAACGACAGGGAATCCTGGTATATGATTGACAGCTCTTTCATTACCACCCTGCCGGATACCTGGGGTATCGGTGAGAAATTCCTGATGCTGCCTATCAATAAATGGGATCAGGAATACCAGGAAGTTCACCTGGGGGGCCTCACCTGCGATGGCTACGACTTTTATACATCTGAAGAGCATATCAACGCGGTGTTTTTGCCTAAACAGCAGCCCAGCGGTGAGCCACTGTATATCGGATTTTTCCATACAGGCGCCTACCAGGATCAACTGAGCGGATATGGCGGTATCAAACACTGTCTTATTCCTTCACCCAAACATGTGATCGTGGGCTACGACAAAAATGGCCAGCTGAAAGATTGGTTGTACGCAAAAGAACAAACCTCTCAAAGTATGTTGAAGATATTGGGTTATTAA
- a CDS encoding WbqC family protein: protein MTEHAKSEVLLIETQYFPPISFYKTLAQHDILQIEKYEHYQKLSFRNRCYLAGPNGRMILSVPLTRGKNQRTVIKDVRISNEEKWQALHWKTLVSAYRRSPWFEYYEEDLQELFEKPFNFLLDWNMACFEWVNSKLGIDPTITFTENYQKEVPGVTDARDRILPNIPAGEDTLQYTQVFQERIGFLPDLSILDLLFCEGKQAINIINDGK, encoded by the coding sequence ATGACAGAGCATGCAAAAAGCGAGGTATTACTAATTGAGACGCAGTATTTTCCGCCTATTAGCTTTTATAAAACACTAGCCCAACACGATATATTACAGATTGAGAAATATGAGCACTATCAAAAGCTCAGTTTCAGAAACCGTTGTTACCTCGCTGGTCCAAATGGCCGTATGATTTTAAGTGTGCCACTGACCCGCGGAAAGAATCAGCGCACCGTTATCAAAGACGTGCGGATCAGTAATGAAGAGAAATGGCAGGCGCTGCACTGGAAAACGCTGGTATCTGCTTACCGCCGTTCCCCCTGGTTTGAATATTATGAGGAAGATTTACAGGAATTGTTTGAGAAACCCTTTAACTTTTTGCTGGACTGGAACATGGCCTGCTTTGAATGGGTAAACAGTAAACTCGGCATTGACCCCACGATTACCTTTACGGAAAATTACCAGAAGGAGGTACCCGGTGTTACCGATGCCAGAGATCGTATCCTCCCCAATATACCTGCTGGGGAAGATACACTTCAGTATACCCAGGTGTTCCAGGAAAGAATCGGTTTTCTTCCCGATCTCAGTATCCTGGACCTGCTTTTTTGCGAAGGAAAACAGGCAATAAACATCATTAATGATGGGAAATAA
- a CDS encoding LEA type 2 family protein, producing the protein MKIIRLFVIIFAIWGLASSCEKMKDLQFVRVANLQMDELGMSKSTVRLTLAYYNPNNYRLQLKDANFNVFFDDTEVGHSIQDTLINIPAKDTFYFPVKLEVNMANVLKNAFTAFSNKEVTIKATGNCKVGKGGIYLPFPIKCETKQALNFF; encoded by the coding sequence ATGAAAATAATCCGACTCTTCGTCATCATATTTGCCATCTGGGGATTAGCAAGCTCATGCGAAAAAATGAAAGATCTGCAGTTTGTCAGAGTTGCCAATCTGCAAATGGATGAGCTGGGTATGTCTAAAAGCACCGTACGGCTCACCCTGGCATATTACAATCCCAACAATTACCGCCTGCAATTAAAAGATGCCAACTTCAACGTATTTTTTGATGATACCGAAGTAGGGCATTCTATACAGGACACCTTGATCAATATTCCGGCAAAGGATACTTTTTATTTCCCGGTAAAACTGGAAGTGAATATGGCCAATGTGCTCAAAAACGCCTTTACCGCTTTCTCCAATAAAGAAGTGACCATCAAAGCCACCGGTAACTGTAAGGTCGGCAAAGGCGGTATCTACCTGCCCTTCCCGATTAAATGCGAAACCAAACAGGCCTTAAATTTCTTCTGA
- a CDS encoding heavy-metal-associated domain-containing protein, translating to MRIVKLVMLLLMASVGMAVAQQKKKALVTAKISTPTVQCESCKNRIERYMAREEGVQSTKVDFKKHITTVKYWDDRTNIENVKTAIANAGYDADNVTANKESYDKLPKCCKKPEDGGGMEKKKN from the coding sequence ATGCGTATCGTAAAATTAGTCATGCTGTTGTTGATGGCCAGTGTTGGTATGGCCGTGGCACAGCAGAAGAAAAAAGCACTGGTGACCGCTAAAATCAGCACACCAACCGTACAATGTGAGTCCTGCAAAAACCGCATTGAAAGGTATATGGCTCGCGAAGAGGGTGTACAGTCTACCAAAGTGGACTTTAAAAAACATATCACCACCGTTAAATACTGGGACGACCGTACGAATATCGAAAATGTCAAAACCGCTATTGCCAATGCCGGTTATGATGCAGACAACGTAACTGCCAACAAGGAAAGCTACGATAAGCTGCCTAAATGCTGCAAAAAGCCTGAAGATGGCGGCGGCATGGAAAAGAAAAAGAACTAA
- the pyrE gene encoding orotate phosphoribosyltransferase, producing the protein MSTISEKQVAEKLLQVQAVKLSPAQPFTWASGWKSPIYCDNRKILSYPYVRDYIKSELCNTVFETYPDAAVIAGVATAGIPHGALVADQLKLPFIYVRSKPKEHGMGNQIEGVLQPGQQVVVVEDLISTGKSSLEAVQAIRAAGGEVIGMVSIFNYGFDVAVKAFEAAGVPFKSLSNYNAMITLAEEKGIVSAEEISTLQAWRSAPDQWGK; encoded by the coding sequence ATGAGTACAATAAGCGAAAAACAAGTTGCAGAGAAATTACTGCAGGTGCAGGCAGTAAAACTGAGCCCTGCCCAGCCCTTCACGTGGGCTTCCGGATGGAAATCTCCGATCTATTGCGATAACCGGAAGATATTATCGTATCCTTATGTACGGGACTATATCAAATCCGAACTGTGTAATACCGTGTTTGAAACCTACCCGGATGCAGCAGTGATTGCAGGGGTGGCTACCGCCGGTATTCCTCATGGAGCACTGGTAGCAGACCAGCTGAAGCTGCCTTTTATCTATGTTCGTTCCAAACCAAAAGAACATGGTATGGGCAACCAGATCGAAGGTGTATTGCAACCTGGCCAGCAGGTAGTGGTGGTGGAAGACCTGATCTCTACCGGCAAAAGCAGCCTGGAAGCTGTACAAGCTATACGGGCCGCTGGTGGCGAAGTGATCGGGATGGTGTCTATCTTCAACTACGGTTTTGATGTGGCAGTAAAAGCTTTCGAAGCTGCAGGTGTACCATTCAAATCATTGAGCAACTACAACGCTATGATCACCCTGGCTGAGGAAAAAGGTATTGTGTCTGCAGAAGAAATCAGCACACTGCAAGCCTGGAGAAGCGCTCCCGACCAATGGGGTAAATAG
- a CDS encoding NUDIX hydrolase: protein MQANITIYLNERPLIISESENNIPGGINGARVYQNPDTEKIEKVLEKMESGKTEAAVFITEDVKQLFKRVSLHFTVLVAAGGLITNPSGEVLMMFRRGKWDLPKGKQDPGEDLETCAIREVAEETGLHTISLEHKITETFHYYPMKTKKVLKHTYWYRMQFTGTELTVPQIEEDIQDIEWVKPQNLDKFLKYSYENIREVFKAEKLI from the coding sequence ATGCAAGCAAACATTACTATTTACCTGAATGAGCGCCCCCTCATTATCAGTGAAAGTGAAAACAATATCCCGGGAGGAATCAATGGGGCCAGGGTTTACCAGAATCCTGACACAGAGAAGATAGAAAAGGTACTGGAGAAAATGGAGTCAGGCAAAACAGAAGCAGCGGTTTTTATCACCGAAGATGTAAAGCAGCTTTTTAAACGGGTATCTCTTCATTTTACCGTGCTGGTGGCGGCCGGTGGCCTGATCACCAATCCCAGCGGAGAAGTGCTGATGATGTTCCGCAGAGGCAAATGGGACCTTCCCAAAGGCAAACAGGACCCGGGCGAAGACCTCGAAACCTGTGCCATCCGTGAAGTAGCCGAAGAAACCGGCCTGCACACCATCTCCCTGGAACATAAGATCACGGAAACGTTCCACTACTACCCCATGAAAACCAAAAAGGTGCTGAAACATACATATTGGTACCGGATGCAGTTCACCGGTACTGAACTCACCGTTCCGCAGATTGAAGAGGATATCCAGGATATTGAATGGGTAAAACCGCAGAACCTGGATAAATTCCTGAAATACTCCTACGAAAACATCCGGGAAGTATTTAAGGCAGAGAAGTTGATTTAA
- a CDS encoding hotdog fold thioesterase, which yields MKTIWHSLDVSLDTLNEIGETTMADHLGMEFTEIGPDYLKAMMPVDHRTKQPYGLLHGGASLALAETVGSMASALIINPEQQICVGMEISANHLRSVTEGYVHAEAKPLHIGATSHVWDIRITDDHHKLVCVSRLTMAILAKR from the coding sequence ATGAAAACGATCTGGCACTCCCTTGATGTTTCATTGGATACGCTGAATGAAATAGGAGAAACGACTATGGCCGACCACCTGGGCATGGAGTTTACGGAAATAGGTCCGGACTATCTGAAGGCGATGATGCCGGTAGACCACCGCACCAAACAGCCTTACGGACTGTTACACGGAGGGGCATCCCTGGCGCTGGCAGAAACAGTAGGAAGTATGGCATCCGCACTGATCATCAACCCGGAACAACAAATATGTGTGGGAATGGAAATCAGTGCCAATCACCTTCGGTCGGTAACAGAAGGATATGTACATGCCGAGGCCAAACCATTGCATATAGGCGCCACCAGCCATGTATGGGATATCCGGATTACAGACGACCACCACAAACTGGTTTGTGTAAGCCGGCTTACAATGGCTATATTGGCTAAACGATAG
- the coaD gene encoding pantetheine-phosphate adenylyltransferase: MRTCLFPGTFDPITLGHTDIIDRGLTLFDRVVVGIGTNSSKTPMFTLEERIAWIREIYKDDSRVEVAAYEGLTIDFCKKMDAAFILRGIRYVSDFEYEKAIADVNRTIAPHIETIFLTTTPQYSSVASTLVRDIYRHGGDVKPFLPAAVLEGIKKHKR, translated from the coding sequence ATGAGGACTTGTTTATTTCCAGGCACCTTCGATCCTATTACCCTGGGCCATACCGATATCATTGACCGCGGACTTACCCTGTTTGACAGAGTAGTGGTAGGTATTGGCACCAACAGCAGTAAAACACCCATGTTTACGCTGGAGGAACGTATTGCCTGGATCAGGGAGATATATAAAGATGATTCCAGGGTAGAAGTGGCTGCCTATGAAGGACTGACCATCGATTTTTGCAAAAAGATGGATGCTGCCTTTATCCTGAGAGGAATAAGATATGTGAGCGATTTTGAATATGAAAAAGCGATTGCCGATGTAAACCGTACCATCGCGCCGCATATAGAAACGATTTTTCTGACTACCACACCCCAGTATTCAAGTGTGGCTTCTACCCTGGTACGGGATATTTACCGCCACGGGGGAGATGTGAAACCCTTTTTACCGGCAGCGGTACTGGAAGGTATCAAAAAGCACAAGCGATAA
- a CDS encoding RsmD family RNA methyltransferase codes for MRIIGGERGGRKIQPPAKMPNTRPTTDIAKGGLFNIIENNLDIPSLKTLDIFGGTGSITYELASRGATDMTIVEKDPAMAEFITKTAQMLEITTLKVIRMDVFKYLQQCTEKFDFIFADPPYAMEAMYKLPGIIFEQQLLNPEGWLVIEHTRQNDFRDYSYYRSERSYGGTTFSIFINREELKR; via the coding sequence ATGCGTATAATCGGAGGAGAACGTGGGGGCAGAAAGATACAACCGCCTGCAAAAATGCCTAATACCAGGCCTACTACAGACATTGCCAAAGGCGGACTGTTTAATATCATTGAGAACAATCTGGATATTCCTTCCTTAAAAACACTGGATATTTTTGGCGGTACCGGCAGCATCACCTATGAACTGGCTTCCAGAGGGGCTACGGACATGACAATCGTGGAAAAAGACCCGGCCATGGCCGAGTTTATCACCAAAACTGCTCAGATGCTGGAGATTACCACCCTGAAGGTGATCAGGATGGATGTGTTTAAATACCTTCAGCAGTGTACAGAAAAATTTGATTTTATCTTTGCCGACCCGCCTTATGCCATGGAGGCCATGTATAAGCTGCCGGGAATTATTTTTGAACAACAGCTGCTCAACCCGGAAGGGTGGCTGGTGATAGAGCATACCCGACAGAACGATTTCCGGGACTATAGTTACTACCGCTCAGAGCGCAGCTATGGTGGTACCACCTTCTCGATCTTTATTAACCGGGAAGAGCTGAAACGTTGA
- a CDS encoding DUF3822 family protein gives MPVAYNIHPAFTVDDETLLETDLTACHLLVLVGNGTFSYVVFEPGAKKFLALKSYHFEPQKLALADLEMIEEVFDADKLLFTAFKSVLLAFDTGSGALVPHLYYMPSLKKEYLHLSQPEKMQEAVMSDLLPGLPMVNIYAVDKDLLGFLRKEFSTDRVVHAHSALLQAYPQDLDFRAAEGIAFVQVQRQTFNITLYIDGKLIIQQEGEYLAALDVVYQLVNTLRQLGLNEQQVKVKLGGIVNTDSPVYQEMYKFIPHLEWVQRLPGFHYIAAMQETPGYYFYNLYALALCV, from the coding sequence ATGCCCGTGGCTTACAACATCCATCCTGCATTTACAGTAGATGATGAAACATTACTGGAGACAGATCTTACTGCTTGTCACCTGCTTGTACTGGTAGGGAATGGTACTTTCAGTTACGTGGTGTTTGAACCGGGAGCTAAAAAATTCCTGGCATTAAAATCCTATCATTTCGAGCCACAGAAGCTGGCCCTGGCCGATCTGGAGATGATAGAGGAGGTGTTTGACGCAGACAAACTGCTGTTTACCGCCTTTAAATCCGTGCTGCTCGCCTTTGATACGGGGAGCGGAGCACTGGTGCCACATCTGTATTATATGCCTTCCCTTAAAAAGGAATACCTGCACCTGTCACAACCGGAAAAGATGCAGGAAGCCGTTATGTCAGATCTGCTGCCAGGACTGCCAATGGTGAATATCTACGCTGTGGACAAGGACTTGTTGGGATTTCTGCGTAAGGAATTTTCAACAGACAGGGTAGTACATGCCCATTCTGCCTTGTTACAGGCTTATCCGCAGGATCTGGATTTCCGGGCTGCGGAAGGCATTGCTTTTGTTCAGGTACAACGACAAACATTTAACATCACTCTTTATATAGACGGTAAACTGATCATCCAGCAGGAAGGGGAGTATCTGGCCGCTCTTGACGTGGTATACCAGCTGGTAAACACCCTGCGTCAGCTGGGGCTCAACGAGCAACAGGTGAAAGTGAAGCTGGGAGGGATTGTGAACACAGATAGTCCGGTGTATCAGGAGATGTATAAATTTATTCCGCACCTGGAATGGGTGCAACGACTTCCGGGCTTCCACTATATTGCAGCCATGCAGGAAACGCCCGGATACTATTTTTATAACTTGTATGCGTTAGCATTATGCGTATAA
- a CDS encoding MATE family efflux transporter: MQLEVHNRQIIKIAAPICLALIIPQFNHMTNTAFLGRLGELELAANGIAGIYYLVMYMIAYGLNNGMQVLIARRAGQRHYEGIGQVFSNGLQTGVFFALLAILLTLAAAPWFFSKNLHNPDILAAAISFIRIRIWGLPFLMMLSMANAFYIGSGHSRVLAITSLCQEVINIFFDYTLIFGKLGLPAMGLNGAATASIIAEVTGCSVAFSILFLKRYNITYSLFSYLRPSWQMIKNILNVSAPLIFQFLFSTGSWFIFFIFIEHLGERPLAVSNMLRSIFGFFGIFTWALAATCNTMVSNIIGQGKENLVFGVITRISVISLGCATVICILVNLFPYTLLHIYTNDASLIAAAIPSIRIITLSTLLMAIAAVVLSGVTGTGNTRMNLFTECLAVAGYLVYCDIVIERMRSPLHLAWGADFIYWAVIFGLSVWYLKSGKWKGKVI, encoded by the coding sequence ATGCAACTGGAAGTTCATAACCGGCAGATCATAAAAATTGCCGCCCCTATATGCCTGGCACTGATTATCCCTCAGTTTAACCATATGACCAACACGGCCTTCCTGGGCCGGCTGGGCGAGCTGGAGCTGGCAGCCAACGGCATCGCCGGCATTTATTACCTGGTGATGTATATGATCGCCTACGGCCTCAACAACGGCATGCAGGTACTGATAGCCCGGCGAGCAGGGCAACGGCATTATGAAGGTATAGGTCAGGTATTTTCCAACGGCCTGCAAACAGGTGTCTTTTTTGCCTTGCTGGCTATCCTGCTCACGCTGGCAGCCGCACCCTGGTTTTTCTCCAAAAACCTACATAATCCGGACATCCTGGCCGCAGCCATTTCCTTCATCCGTATCCGCATATGGGGACTGCCTTTCCTCATGATGCTCAGTATGGCCAATGCATTTTATATCGGCAGTGGTCATTCCCGTGTGCTGGCCATCACGTCCTTGTGTCAGGAAGTGATCAATATCTTCTTCGACTATACGCTGATATTTGGTAAACTGGGCCTGCCCGCGATGGGCCTGAACGGCGCTGCCACGGCCTCTATCATTGCCGAAGTGACCGGCTGCTCCGTAGCTTTCAGCATCCTCTTTTTAAAACGGTACAATATCACCTATAGCCTTTTTAGCTATCTGCGCCCCAGCTGGCAGATGATTAAAAACATCCTGAATGTATCTGCCCCGCTGATTTTTCAGTTTCTCTTCAGCACCGGCAGCTGGTTCATCTTTTTTATTTTTATAGAACACCTGGGAGAAAGACCACTGGCCGTGTCCAACATGCTCCGCAGCATATTCGGCTTCTTCGGTATTTTCACCTGGGCACTGGCCGCCACCTGCAATACCATGGTCAGCAACATTATCGGGCAGGGCAAGGAAAACCTGGTGTTTGGGGTGATCACGCGGATATCCGTTATCAGCCTGGGCTGCGCCACTGTTATTTGTATACTGGTCAACCTTTTCCCTTATACACTCCTGCATATTTATACCAACGATGCATCGCTGATTGCAGCAGCTATTCCCTCTATCCGGATCATCACCCTCAGCACGTTACTGATGGCTATAGCGGCGGTAGTGCTCAGCGGCGTCACCGGTACCGGCAATACCAGAATGAACCTTTTCACCGAATGCCTTGCAGTAGCCGGTTACCTGGTCTATTGCGATATAGTGATAGAAAGGATGCGCAGCCCGCTGCACCTCGCATGGGGAGCAGATTTCATTTACTGGGCAGTCATATTCGGACTGAGCGTATGGTATCTGAAAAGCGGTAAATGGAAAGGGAAAGTGATTTAG
- a CDS encoding dihydroneopterin aldolase: protein MLTIALEQAAFRAYHGYFPEEAVIGNDFLLDIIVRIPGTVAIDDLSETVNYQGLYEIAKEVMAVPKPLLEEVVYALSDALKERYPSILKSIVTLRKLNPPMGAPIRNSLVSLEKEY from the coding sequence ATGCTGACCATCGCCCTCGAACAAGCGGCCTTCCGTGCCTATCATGGCTATTTCCCGGAAGAAGCTGTGATAGGTAACGATTTCCTCCTCGATATCATTGTACGTATACCCGGTACCGTAGCTATAGACGACCTTTCCGAAACAGTCAACTATCAGGGGCTGTATGAAATCGCCAAAGAAGTAATGGCCGTACCCAAACCCTTGCTGGAAGAAGTCGTATATGCCCTTTCCGATGCCCTGAAGGAACGTTACCCTTCCATCCTCAAAAGCATCGTCACCCTTCGCAAACTGAATCCTCCCATGGGCGCTCCCATCCGGAACTCACTGGTGTCGCTGGAAAAGGAATACTGA
- the trxB gene encoding thioredoxin-disulfide reductase: MENKQQEHVHLLIIGSGPAGYTAAIYAARANLKPVLYQGIQPGGQLTITTEVENYPGYPEGIQGPEMMVDFEKQATRMGADIRYGMATSVDFSKQPYKVTIDEEKEITADAIVIATGASAKWLGLPSEQRLNGSGVSACAVCDGFFFRGKEVAIVGAGDTAAEEALYLSKMCSTVHMLVRKHEMRASKVMQDRVLKTSNIIVYWNSETDEVLGDKKVEAVRIKNNQTGEKKDIAVSAFFVAIGHQPNSAIFKEYLQLDEQDYIVTVPGTTRTSIEGVFACGDVQDKIYRQAVTAAGSGCMAALDAERYLSAKEHQ, translated from the coding sequence ATGGAAAACAAGCAACAAGAACATGTGCATTTATTGATTATCGGTTCCGGCCCCGCCGGCTACACCGCTGCCATCTATGCCGCAAGAGCCAACCTTAAACCAGTATTGTATCAGGGTATCCAACCCGGAGGCCAGCTGACTATTACCACCGAAGTAGAAAACTATCCCGGCTATCCCGAAGGTATTCAGGGCCCGGAAATGATGGTGGACTTTGAAAAACAGGCTACCCGCATGGGCGCCGATATCCGCTACGGTATGGCTACCTCCGTGGATTTCAGCAAACAGCCCTATAAAGTGACGATCGACGAAGAAAAGGAAATTACTGCCGACGCTATTGTTATCGCTACCGGTGCTTCCGCCAAATGGCTAGGCCTTCCCTCCGAACAACGCCTCAATGGTAGCGGCGTTTCTGCCTGCGCTGTATGCGACGGCTTCTTCTTCCGTGGAAAAGAAGTAGCGATCGTAGGTGCCGGCGACACTGCTGCCGAAGAAGCACTGTACCTCTCTAAAATGTGCAGCACCGTACATATGCTCGTACGCAAACACGAAATGCGCGCTTCCAAAGTAATGCAGGACCGTGTGCTCAAAACATCCAACATCATCGTGTACTGGAACAGCGAAACCGATGAAGTACTGGGTGACAAAAAGGTGGAAGCCGTAAGAATAAAGAATAACCAGACCGGCGAGAAAAAAGATATCGCTGTCAGCGCATTCTTCGTTGCCATCGGCCACCAGCCTAACTCCGCTATCTTCAAGGAATACCTGCAGCTGGATGAACAGGACTATATCGTAACTGTTCCCGGCACCACCCGTACCAGCATAGAAGGCGTATTTGCCTGCGGCGACGTACAGGATAAAATTTATCGTCAGGCTGTTACTGCAGCCGGCAGCGGTTGTATGGCCGCCCTCGATGCAGAAAGATACCTGTCTGCCAAAGAACACCAATAA
- a CDS encoding DUF4249 domain-containing protein: MRNPLMIIVAAAICLLACEKDISVNLQQQEEMLVVEGKFESNRYPQVILTHSLGYFSHLDPAILLASFVHKAVVTVSDSTRTMTLKETVVNIQGIGNIFAYIPDTSIPFAAFKGKPGDKYTLRINADNKSYESVTTIPQMGFQVDSIWWKLVRVDDSIRARLYARITDPSEPGNYARYFTRRNSDPFLSSLNSTLDDQIVNGTSFEILVDAGIDRNKPKVNLDTAYLFNKGDTVTLKFCNIDKATFSFWRAIDFAYNSNGNPFSSPTKILGNVPGALGYWGGYQVTYRRIIVKK; the protein is encoded by the coding sequence ATGCGCAACCCCCTGATGATCATAGTGGCTGCTGCCATTTGCCTCCTCGCCTGCGAGAAGGATATCAGCGTCAACCTGCAGCAGCAGGAGGAAATGCTTGTAGTGGAAGGTAAGTTCGAAAGTAACCGATACCCGCAGGTAATACTCACCCATAGCCTCGGTTACTTCTCTCACCTGGATCCCGCCATCTTACTGGCCTCCTTTGTGCATAAGGCCGTGGTAACGGTGTCCGACAGCACCCGAACCATGACACTTAAGGAAACTGTGGTGAATATCCAGGGTATAGGTAACATTTTCGCCTATATCCCCGATACCTCCATACCCTTCGCCGCTTTCAAAGGAAAACCCGGCGATAAATACACTTTACGCATCAACGCTGACAATAAGTCATATGAGTCAGTGACAACCATTCCGCAGATGGGATTCCAGGTGGATTCCATCTGGTGGAAGCTCGTTAGAGTAGATGATAGTATCAGAGCCCGCCTGTACGCCAGGATTACGGATCCTTCCGAACCAGGCAACTATGCACGGTATTTTACCAGAAGGAACAGTGACCCCTTCCTGTCAAGCCTCAACTCCACACTCGACGACCAGATAGTGAATGGCACATCATTTGAAATCCTTGTGGACGCCGGCATAGACAGGAATAAACCTAAGGTAAATCTGGATACAGCTTATCTTTTTAACAAAGGTGATACGGTGACACTCAAATTCTGCAACATCGATAAAGCTACCTTCAGCTTCTGGCGAGCCATCGATTTTGCATACAACAGCAACGGTAATCCGTTCTCATCTCCCACCAAAATACTGGGGAATGTGCCGGGAGCCCTCGGTTACTGGGGCGGTTATCAAGTAACCTACAGAAGAATCATTGTCAAGAAATAA